The Sebastes umbrosus isolate fSebUmb1 chromosome 24, fSebUmb1.pri, whole genome shotgun sequence genome contains the following window.
ttaAGAGGGTTAATTATGGGGCCTGGACAGAGGTCGCGTGCACGGTTGCGTGCACGTGCACAGATGTAATACTGCAATCTGTATCAGAGGCGTATAATGACACACAATGAGCACTCGTGGCTTGAATTAAACAGCCTTTgatatttatttgaattcaaAGAATGAGTTAAGTCAGATAAATGATAGTTTGAATAATAACACGGCGCCGTCTCTTTGATAATGGTCACCTGCGTCTGTCTTTGTTGAGAAAAAGCAACACATAAATCCCCTCTCCTGTTGAAAAAAGGCACTGTTCTTGTCTCGAGGAGGACTCCACATGTTGTGGCTCCTTGTCAAAATCATCAACCCAACAAGTCTGGCGTTAATACCGACTCCTGTCATCACCGCCGGTGTGCGATACCAGCGGACGACTGCAGCATACCAATGGTGTGGAACAATATTCCCCAGCACGCTCCATCTACAGCAATAATATCGTTATGGCTGCCAGACATGAGAGGACTCTCCCTGCCATGCCACTGGACACACACCATTACTTTTGAtggcgcgtgtgtgtgtgtgtgtgtgtgtgtgtgtgtgtgtgtgtgccctcggGGTCACACATCCTGTCGGGGTAAAATGGCTGATTCAGGACTCTGCCATTTTGCTTGTCAGCTTGGGTCCATGCCGCCATAACCGTTAGACATCTGTGGGCGGGCGACCATCATCACCcggtatgatgatgatgatgatgatgatgatgatgattctcTGCGGCCATAACAAGACATTATCACCTTTTACACTCTGTTGATTCCTCTTAAAGCTGCAGGCAAGCTTTgtatgttaaaaaagaaaaaacttgtCTGAGCAGCTGGCATCAGGATGAGATGGAGAAAAGCAGCTCCGAAATGAAACATCGTAGACGTGCTACATTTACCACACGTTGTCCGTGAGCGACGCAACGCGACATGCCATTTTGAGCTTCACTTGACGCAcaactgtttctatttatttctgtagCTTGCCTTGAAATCACCTCACTGAACCAGGAGCGGCTGATCGGTCAAGttgaggagttatctatacgatACCTTCTCGTTTCACTacaaggtggcagctggctggagggagatcgaaAAACGTAGGAAGAatagtggttacgtctccagtctgatctcgagcgcacagctgataggtagcctacgtggtttgtttacatgacctgGGAGAGGTGCATATAACGGATTCAGTGTGGATACGGTGTAGGAAGGTGAGTTTTGGGCCCCTCACAGCTTCTGGGCCCCCCGATATTTACGCCACtgtgtatgaggatatgttgcatTATGAACATGTTAGCATTCTGATGTTaccatttagctcaaagcactgctgtgccaaTAAGTACAGCCACATAGAGCCGCTGACATGGCAGTAGACTTGTTTTATATTCATAGTTTCGGCGAGCATTTCCAGGGccagctctagcccttttggtgccctaggcgaaaTTCGGATTTGGAGGGCCCCCCTgctgttttaagacaaaaatttatatttttgaacTGTATtcattataatataaatgaacAGTTTGtctctgatattgttggcttaaaagtgttcagtcagtttcactacaatttacacttttattaacaaataagtgcggtCACACAggtgaaaaagtgtgagaatgagagttacaggggtgaaaagtgtatgtctttctttctttctttctttatttggtcatgtgttacctcaatgcagaaaaaaaggaaaggcgCCCACTGGCATTTTTTTAGAGGGTGACCAAACGCCCCCCAGACGGTGgtgccctaggcgaccgcctatatggcctatgccttaagccggccctgagCATTTCAGTTGGATATCTTAAAATGTTACTCATCTCCATAGCCTacatggtttgtttacatgacgtaacagaagtgcatataacggattcagtgtggacatgGTGTAGGAATGCGATTTTTGGCTTCAGCTTCTGGGCCCCCACAGTTGCACCGTCGATATTTTGTTCCATAtcgattctggcacccaacaacataGGACGAGTCATGACGTCAGCTGTAAAAAGGTCTATAAGCAGAAGGGGTATCTAGGGTTTCTGGGCCATCTGATGAGATGGTGTCCCCCTTCTACCAATATGTCCATGTTGTCTTTATAGCTTGTACTGCTGCCCCCAGGTGGCTAAATGATCAatcaatgcagctttaaatggtCAGATGTGTTCACCAGTGAGTGTTGAGAAAATTGCGCTTCCTCACGCTACATTTGGACAGCACCTAATGGCCTATAATTTCTTGTTCTTATCTCTTTGTTCTCTGTTCTCTTTCTCCTCACAATAAAATCCCGTCCCCACATCCTTAATGACTCGTTTTTAGGGAGAGGCTTGTGGGAGTGAGTGTGTGCCTGCTTTTCGCTGTCATGCTTCCTGCTGGCGCATCGTTAGGTATGGCTTTTTATTAGCCTCTGGTGTGTTGGAGATGGGAGGGGGGGTCAGCATCGCTCCGGCAGTAAACTAGCGCAGCCGTCAGCCCTGCACACGGGAACAAACACCCCATTAAACCGAGGCCTTCACATATTACTGTAATAAAAGCCCCTGCTCTCGCCTTTATGGGCTTTTTAATTATGTCTATTCGTCTTCCTGGGCTTGTGAGCAACAGTTCATGATGAGCCCCATTTCGTGAATACTCCCGCCACTGGCAGAAagctggaggggggggggaattaAAGGGAAAAGCCGAAAATGGCCCGAAGCTAAAATATGACTATTGTTACCGGAATGGTGCTTTATGTTTTAGTGCGCAGCGCGGTGCCAATGGCACTCTGCttttcattccttttttttcaaggGTTTTCTTTGTGGATTagtataaaaatggaaaaatctcaTGCGGCTCAAGTGAATTACATGGCGGCTCGGTAGTAATGGTGTGTACTAAATTAGCTCCCCGAGATCAGGGCAACGACTGGACCGGCTGCGTGCTCCCTAAAAATTAACCATACAAATCATCCATGCATGAATTAAGCATAAAGGCCGGCGCTTGGGGGCATTTCATAGTTTGCACACTTCTTGTCTTGTTTGTAAAGCACTTCACATTAATATTTGTACATAAAGGTCACTCACCGGCCACCCCCCGTTTTTCCAGACCTGCCCCTGTGCATTATGAAAACCATAACCATATTAAGCAAAGTATTCATTTACTGCATCGTGCCACAAAAACTGTAAACCCCTGCTTGGTATTAAAGCCCTGTGATTGATAGAGCAATATACGGTGCCTCGTTGTGTACACAGCATACATTTTATGGCCGGGGTCAGTTTCTGCGAGGCTGGACACTACAGCTTAACCCCTTTTAACCCGGGCAAGCCTATAACCTGGAATATAGTGCGCGGCATACTTTGATAACCAAATAAAGCAGAGTTTAACTCAGGAGTTTAAAGCAGGAAACAAATCTAtggtcctttttttccccctctatAGCAAAgagtaaaaggaaaaatgtgGCTTGggttataaatgttttattgtctTAAATCAGGTGCAAACAAAGTGTCCAGTGGGCTTGGACTGTCTGCTGCGAATGATAGCACCCATGAAAAGTAGCAGCACCACCGCCAGCGCTGTACTCGCTCCAAACAGCAGGGCTATTGATGAACGGGAGGCTGAGGATGGAGAGCAAGAGACAAACATTATCGGTTGCATTGGTTACAGCGTTtagcaggagaggaaaaaaagtggaTTTGAATGTATTTTCCAAACCAGCGGTGCCGTCTTACGTGCTTGAGTCACTTCCTGTGTTTGGAGCTCGGTCAGCTCCTCCAGCAGGATGCTCTCCTCCAGCACGATGGGGCCCAGAGCCACCGTCTCTTCCCACTGCAGGTCTGGAGGAAGAAGTGCAACATTGGTAGGATGGAGGGGTTAAGAAAAAACATCTACTTAGCGCAGCTGATTCAACCGTTCACGATACGACTGATTGGCTGGACAATTAAAAAGGGATCAGCTCAAAATCAATCCTCCAAAGATGCATAAACAGCATGTGTGCCAAATGATGGCAAGTTAGCTTGTCTAAATATGGGTGCAACCTCTGCCTGGCTGATTAGATTTCACTCTTTTGGGTTCATTTCTAATAGGATTGGGTGAGGCTTGCTACTTCACAACCATTCAGATGGACATACAAATCCTTTTTTTTGGGATGTCCTTTTGAGAATTGTACCGGAAAATATTCAATATGACAACAGTGCGGTATCAAAATGTCTCCCCTGGGTCAGTGTGAAATGTTCATCCCTGAGTGTAATGTAGTGTTGCTTCTGTAAACTGTACCAGCATCTGCTGCAAGGCTTCTTTTCAGTCTCCGCTCACTGCAGCTGGTCTCACAGCAGCCGCACACCTCATTGTCTCCACCTGATGCTACCCATCTGTCCAAGAGCAAAGAAAACAGTGTGTTACAGAGGCTGAGGAAATCttgtggaaaaaatatatatttaaacataacggGAAATCAGTCAAATTAAAGAAACAGTCACCTGTTAGCTTCAGTCAAGAAGGAACATGCTTTGTGTTGCGAGTCGATGGAAACGGAGACTTTTGTTGCTCTCAGGCGACATGTGATGTAGAGCTATGAGGACATTAAAAGACATTATATACATTAATGGGGtagtattaaaggggacatatcatgttcatttccaggttcatacttgtatttggggtttctactagaacatgtttacatgatttaatgttcaaaaaacacattattttcctcatactgtcagcctgaatatacctgtattcaccctctgtctgaaacgctccgttttaacaCATTTCAGCGGAATTGTGTTTCCAGGCAAcaacttgggtccatgtttacttcctgtcagctgatattcacatacactgcaacaggaaataaactgggacacatttagaaatgtttactttaaaactgtgaaattgtctatatattttgtagatttgtgacatcacaaatgtacagaaatcctgacagcttgtttcaaacgcacagtgtCTGAATACGAGCTTTGCgcatttctctgtggattgagcgttttgatactttcacagtttttatattaaaaaaaagacttgaaaaaactttttacaatatggggccTTTATGATTCATTAAAGCTCTTATTGTTCAGATCTTATTGTGCACTAAAGAGGTTTTCAGAGTTGGCACTGGCTCGTATTCATGGCACAGCTCCATTCTGGCTTTTTCCACCTATATTATAGTTACCTGAGAGGGCTTTTATGTCCTCAGCTGGAAAGTATTTGAACTTTAAGTATAGATAGCAACCCAGGGTGTTACGGCCTTCAAACAACACTTACTAATGTGTACATTACATGCCAACTTAGCACGTCAGAGACACACAGAACAGCTGAAAGGATTGTTAAAGTAACACTTTGGCTTGATCAGATTGCTTGAATAGTAAATTAACCGCCTGAAAAGTCAAATGTCTAACTATATGATTCAAGATCAGCATAAACACGTCTGGTACTTACTGAATTCCTGTGATCTCGGTGGAACCTGAAGGCTTTCAGCTGGAAGTGAAGTTTATCCTCCTGGCTCCGCTGCATGAAGTAAGACTTGGCTCCCGTCAGCTTACCGTCACTTAAACACCTTATATGGCAAACATACAGGCACAGGATTCATATTCATACACACAGACGGACCATAAATGCTCTTAATACCCTTACAAagaagaagtttattcaagtgtgcttttagtatacttaaacttaaaataagaaagtatgctttcagtttactttttatgtacttctcagagatatacttaacggAACTATACATAAGTATCCTTCAgtacaagtatacagaaaagtctaagtgtacttggcaattatacagaaaagtatatttggcttaaaCTGAGTAGGCTACAAGtatatataactagtaaactaacaatATGCCTAtgagttcacttgtagtataatTCATATaacagttgcagtacaaaatacaacttggatatAAACTaattgtgtactcaaagtttactactcttacatttaatgtatacttttataaactaaaaagtgggccaatttagtcccaagaagtatggAAGTAGTAttcttacaagtatactactagtacattttTGTtggtatacttattacataaagtatacttgggaatatacctgaactatacttaagtttacatcataaaataaacttgaagtatacttctttttggtaaagGTACCCTCACcgaaaagaagtttattcaagtgtactattagtatacttcttttataCTTGAAATAAGAGAGtacactttcagtttactttttgtgtacttatcagagatattcTAAACACAAGTATACATCAGTATACTTGggttatactgacaagtatacagaaaagtctaagtatacttggcttatactgtaaagtatacagaaaagtctaagtatacttggcttatagacctacttgtacttaatcttttgatcaagatatacttaagaaaagtataattaagtattcttgccttataggcctacagaaaggtatacttggttTGTAgctgtgcttactttttgatagagtagcctattaaagtgtgtgaactagatacagtatgatatgcAACTAAACCTAAATCTTGATTATTAGGACTAGCTTAGACAAATACTGCCCAGCTTCTCACCCGTGGTTGCTGACGAAGGGGTAATTGGGTTGCGAGTTGGGGTCGGGGCTCGCGGTGGCCACGCAGCTGTCCACGTAGACCCTCAGAGGAACGTGGTGACCCCGGAGGACCGCCGCCTCGATGTGCATCACGTCACTCAGGAAGTAAACACTGGAGGGCCTCGGCGACTGCCAGTCCTCTAATCAaatacagaagaagaagaatataaGTAATGCTGGGGCCATCAATCTGATTAGATGAGAGTTAACTGATGCCCGTGGGGGAGAGTGGGCCATGTAGCAGATGGCATATAGGTAACAATAAGAGAAAAGTACTTTAAATGAATCACAGATATCATTAACCTAGGAGAAACACAGATGAGCGTCTGCGCCTGCAAAAACTAAACTTTCATAACTTCATTCAGACAATTTGGTGCAGTCGCTGTCTGCAGTGTTGGAATTAATTAGAAAGCATAATCAGCTGTTTATTGATCACTTTATTGTGCGAGTGACCCCGTCAGGTCAGCCGCACCCTACGAGGCGTGTAATTTCAGCTCATCACCATGCATCAAAAAGTTCCCCTTCCTGTTTATCAAGTCACTGCTTAGCATCTTTTAACAGTCCCTGTGATTGCAATTACAGCAGTCGCTGGGGAAATTAGCCAAACCGCCCGGCGCAAATCAAAACTCGCAGAACATCAgcttagttttttttacatttttttttattttggaagtGTGTTCCCCCCACCTGTCACGAGACGCAGGGAGAAGTGCAGCTGCTGCTCCGCCAGCGTGTTGGAGGCGAATGGCGTCCAGGTAGGCCTCACGGCGCCGCCGCTGCTCACATCATGCCTCCTGTGAGGACAATTACAGGAAGGACGGGCATTTCActagagagagaggcagaagagTGTGTGcctcaggaggagagagagtaaatgtgacaaataacaCTTCTGGAGGGGTCACCACAGTTAAGTTCAAACCTTTAAAGAccttaaaagggatagtttgggtgttttgaagcccccagcttggagaagcagacaggagttaccgcacagaagtaaagcgatgtactgctgtggacggggccggcagcaaaacgtattttagacacccaAAAAAATCTATAGAGTTAGAATATTT
Protein-coding sequences here:
- the LOC119483366 gene encoding zona pellucida sperm-binding protein 3-like — its product is MGLRKVVLFGFALLLSGGNPCAAQNVSTNETEIPQEEKLTASSLLPRSAQTADHQSNRTEHSRPVTHRLKIHQLRKQKPPLVEQLHTYQNPQSPKASRLTSEQQAAELFKLAFQGPDLNPPVKPESKVLVFEQRVPVPADSVSARCGEREVTVEVKQNFLGNGQLIRPSDLTLGGCAALDTARVLHFQTELHGCGCRVTMTEETVIYSFTLIYSPTPIGSTFVLKTNPAEVVIECHYRRRHDVSSGGAVRPTWTPFASNTLAEQQLHFSLRLVTEDWQSPRPSSVYFLSDVMHIEAAVLRGHHVPLRVYVDSCVATASPDPNSQPNYPFVSNHGCLSDGKLTGAKSYFMQRSQEDKLHFQLKAFRFHRDHRNSLYITCRLRATKVSVSIDSQHKACSFLTEANRWVASGGDNEVCGCCETSCSERRLKRSLAADADLQWEETVALGPIVLEESILLEELTELQTQEVTQAPSRSSIALLFGASTALAVVLLLFMGAIIRSRQSKPTGHFVCT